In a single window of the Streptococcus ilei genome:
- a CDS encoding VirB4-like conjugal transfer ATPase, CD1110 family codes for MKRKSNTLKKQKTSMTNKKEEVKGKKEEVLPSTANTLSYQALYQNGLMQVKEDYFSQSYLLGDVNYQTVGLEDKGAIIEKYSDLINALDDQTNFQLTIFNKRLNLEKFRQSVLYEEKEDGYNSYRKELNRMMNQNLDSGENNFSAVKLISFARKDSNPKQAYRSLSQIGEYFKSGFSEIDARFESLAGEERVNLLADMLRGEHHLPFSYRDLTRSGQTTRHFIAPNLLDFKNKNYLQINDRLLQIVYVRDYGMELGDQFIRDLMQGDLELIVSLHAQSSTKADAMKKLRTKKTLMESQKIGEQQKLARTGIYLEKVGHVLESNIDEAEELLKTMTETGDKLFQTVFLIGVFGQDEEELKQALDTIQQVAGSNDLMIDKLPYMQEAAFNSLLPFGCDFLEGVSRSLLTSNIAVNSPWTSVDLQDRSGKYYGINQISSNIITIDRSLLNTPSGLILGTSGAGKGMATKHEIITTKIKESGENTEIIIVDPEAEYSVIGRTFGGEMIDIAPDSQTYLNVLDLSEENMDEDPVKVKSEFLLSFIGKLLDRKMDGREKSIIDRVTRLTYQSFKEPSLEEWVFVLSQQPEEEAQNLALDMELYVEGSLDIFSHKTNIQTGSNFLIYNVKKLGDELKQIALMVVFDQIWNRVVRNQKLGKKTWIYFDEMQLLLLDKYASDFFFKLWSRVRKYGASPTGITQNVETLLLDPNGRRIIANSEFMILLKQAKNDREELVQLLGLSKELEKYLVNPEKGAGLIKAGSVVVPFKNKIPQGTQLFDIMSTDPDKMASN; via the coding sequence ATGAAAAGAAAATCAAATACATTAAAGAAACAAAAAACTTCAATGACTAATAAAAAGGAAGAAGTTAAAGGGAAAAAAGAGGAAGTGTTACCTTCTACGGCTAATACTCTTTCCTATCAAGCCCTGTATCAAAATGGTCTGATGCAGGTAAAAGAAGATTATTTCTCACAAAGCTACTTACTTGGTGATGTCAATTATCAAACTGTTGGTTTAGAAGATAAGGGCGCAATCATTGAGAAGTATTCTGATTTGATTAACGCTTTAGACGATCAAACCAACTTCCAATTGACCATCTTTAATAAAAGATTGAATTTAGAAAAGTTTAGACAGAGTGTTCTGTATGAGGAAAAAGAAGATGGGTATAATAGCTATCGTAAAGAATTGAATCGAATGATGAATCAGAATTTAGACAGTGGTGAAAATAATTTTTCAGCTGTGAAACTGATTAGCTTTGCTAGAAAGGATTCTAATCCTAAACAAGCCTATCGTTCCTTGTCCCAAATTGGAGAATATTTCAAGAGTGGTTTCTCAGAAATTGATGCACGTTTTGAATCCTTGGCTGGTGAAGAACGTGTCAACTTGTTGGCGGATATGCTTAGAGGAGAACACCATCTTCCTTTTTCTTACCGTGATTTAACGAGATCGGGTCAGACAACTCGTCACTTCATAGCACCTAATCTCTTGGATTTTAAAAACAAGAATTACCTACAAATCAATGACCGCTTATTGCAGATTGTCTATGTGAGAGACTACGGCATGGAATTAGGGGATCAGTTTATTCGAGATCTCATGCAAGGAGATTTGGAATTGATTGTAAGCCTTCATGCTCAAAGTTCGACTAAGGCAGATGCTATGAAGAAACTACGAACAAAGAAGACCTTGATGGAATCTCAAAAGATTGGGGAACAACAAAAACTAGCTCGTACAGGTATCTATTTGGAAAAAGTAGGTCATGTATTAGAAAGCAATATCGATGAAGCTGAGGAACTATTAAAAACCATGACCGAGACAGGAGATAAACTATTTCAAACGGTCTTCTTGATTGGTGTTTTTGGTCAGGATGAAGAAGAACTCAAACAAGCCCTAGACACGATTCAACAAGTGGCCGGCTCAAATGACCTAATGATTGATAAACTTCCATATATGCAAGAAGCAGCCTTTAATAGTTTGCTGCCATTTGGTTGTGATTTTTTAGAGGGAGTATCACGGAGTTTATTAACGTCCAATATAGCAGTGAACTCACCTTGGACTTCAGTAGACCTACAAGACCGTAGTGGGAAATATTACGGTATCAATCAAATATCAAGTAATATTATTACCATTGATCGCAGCCTATTAAATACACCGTCTGGTCTGATTTTAGGAACATCTGGAGCAGGGAAAGGGATGGCAACCAAGCATGAAATTATCACGACCAAAATCAAGGAATCTGGTGAAAATACTGAAATTATCATCGTGGATCCAGAAGCAGAGTACAGTGTCATTGGACGGACTTTTGGGGGAGAAATGATTGATATTGCGCCTGATTCCCAAACCTATCTCAATGTCCTTGACTTGTCTGAGGAAAATATGGATGAAGATCCTGTAAAGGTAAAATCAGAATTTCTTTTATCCTTTATCGGCAAGTTATTGGATAGAAAAATGGATGGAAGAGAAAAATCGATTATCGACCGAGTTACGAGGCTCACCTATCAGTCATTTAAAGAGCCTTCTTTGGAAGAATGGGTCTTTGTATTGAGTCAACAACCAGAAGAAGAAGCGCAGAATTTGGCACTTGATATGGAACTGTATGTCGAAGGTTCTCTTGATATTTTTTCTCATAAGACCAATATTCAGACAGGATCTAATTTCTTGATTTATAACGTTAAGAAGTTAGGAGATGAGCTGAAACAAATCGCCCTTATGGTTGTTTTTGATCAGATATGGAATCGTGTCGTTCGGAACCAAAAATTAGGGAAGAAGACCTGGATTTATTTTGATGAAATGCAGCTTCTCTTATTAGATAAATATGCCAGTGATTTCTTCTTTAAATTGTGGAGTCGTGTCAGAAAATATGGAGCCAGTCCGACTGGAATAACTCAAAACGTCGAAACCTTATTGTTAGATCCAAATGGTAGACGGATTATTGCAAATAGTGAATTTATGATTCTCCTCAAGCAAGCAAAAAATGATAGAGAAGAACTGGTTCAACTCTTAGGCTTGTCAAAAGAACTTGAAAAATACCTTGTCAATCCAGAAAAAGGGGCAGGACTGATAAAAGCTGGTTCAGTTGTTGTTCCCTTTAAAAATAAGATTCCTCAAGGTACTCAATTGTTTGATATCATGAGTACAGATCCTGATAAAATGGCTTCTAATTAA
- a CDS encoding PrgI family protein has translation MNTRVFKDISKYQHRAWLGFTTRQIIFVLPAFIVTIIVLGLNLFFWQFGDWFVYGFVFAFTIPLMLFGVYKPNDLYFEHYLKYRLHFELTVPLRTITGKKGPEHEKKIKYIKETKNFND, from the coding sequence ATGAATACACGTGTCTTTAAAGACATTTCAAAATACCAACACAGGGCTTGGTTAGGCTTCACTACAAGGCAAATCATCTTTGTTTTACCAGCCTTTATTGTCACAATTATTGTTTTGGGCTTGAATCTCTTTTTCTGGCAATTTGGAGATTGGTTTGTTTACGGTTTTGTGTTTGCTTTTACCATCCCCCTAATGCTTTTTGGAGTCTATAAACCCAATGATTTATATTTTGAACATTATTTGAAATACCGTCTTCATTTTGAATTAACGGTTCCCCTACGCACAATTACAGGAAAGAAAGGACCTGAACATGAAAAGAAAATCAAATACATTAAAGAAACAAAAAACTTCAATGACTAA
- a CDS encoding conjugal transfer protein TrbL, giving the protein MNLSLVSPFVYLASEKISAENLFEGFNVDLQSTVDLIKSLSSYNPTVWTYMSSITKSVMQPLGVAILSVVLILEFSKMAKKIANSGGAMTFEALAPMLISYIMVAVVITNTTVIVEAIIGIASHAIEQVASIVAHGGAKYDTISGLKGSGFIGRMIVGFFALLIWLVRIVSAAMVNLLVSIRFIQLYLMIPFAPLTIPTFLSDEWKSIGIGYLKNIMVYAVQGVLIFLIVSLVPLFESAGKIAVSNGAGVLQSLAIMFGSLVQAILLIIALVGSQRTARSILGM; this is encoded by the coding sequence ATGAATCTTAGTTTAGTCTCACCCTTTGTTTACCTTGCATCTGAAAAAATATCAGCTGAAAATTTATTTGAAGGATTTAATGTGGATTTACAATCTACGGTAGATCTGATTAAATCCCTATCTAGCTACAATCCAACAGTTTGGACTTACATGTCTAGTATTACTAAAAGTGTCATGCAGCCTCTTGGAGTTGCGATTTTATCAGTTGTTCTCATCTTAGAATTTTCGAAGATGGCAAAGAAAATTGCTAACTCTGGTGGAGCAATGACCTTTGAAGCATTAGCGCCGATGTTGATTAGTTATATTATGGTCGCAGTTGTGATTACCAATACAACTGTGATTGTAGAAGCTATCATCGGGATTGCGAGTCACGCCATTGAACAAGTGGCTTCGATTGTGGCTCACGGTGGGGCAAAGTATGATACCATCTCTGGATTAAAAGGGTCAGGATTTATTGGCCGGATGATTGTGGGCTTTTTCGCCCTCCTCATTTGGCTTGTTCGGATAGTAAGTGCTGCCATGGTCAATCTTTTGGTATCTATTCGATTTATTCAACTCTACCTTATGATTCCATTTGCACCTCTTACGATTCCAACATTTTTAAGTGATGAATGGAAGTCTATTGGTATTGGCTATTTAAAAAATATTATGGTCTATGCGGTACAAGGGGTTCTCATTTTTCTGATTGTTTCTCTTGTTCCTTTGTTTGAATCTGCTGGGAAAATAGCTGTTTCAAATGGTGCAGGAGTCTTGCAATCACTTGCGATTATGTTTGGTAGTTTGGTACAAGCTATCTTACTGATTATTGCCCTCGTTGGTTCTCAACGTACGGCTCGTTCAATCTTAGGTATGTAA
- a CDS encoding VirD4-like conjugal transfer protein, CD1115 family, whose amino-acid sequence MYSGKKFLLFSLLGILLGYLFHRLTLLYDSYTGNTLDKWTHLLMEGQDEVLQSPWNVSFTGKSSAFFLLGFVMMLLVYLYLETGKKQYREGVEYGSARFGTLKEKKLFYGKEFSHDTILAQDVRLTLLDKKPPQYDRNKNIAVIGGSGSGKTFRFVKPNLIQMNSSNIVVDPKDHLAEKTGKLFLEHGYQVKVLDLVNMKNSDGFNPFRYIETENDLNRMLTVYFNNTKGSGSRSDPFWDEASMTLVRALASYLVDFYNPPKTREQLIEESRLSKTEYQNLLKRQKKEVEERKKRGRYPSFAEISKLIKHLSKGENQEKSVLEILFENYAKKYGTENFTMRNWADFQNYKDKTLDSVIAVTTAKFALFNIQSVMDLTKRDTLDMKTWGQEKSMVYLVIPDNDSTFRFLSALFFSTVFQTLTRQADIDFKGQLPLHVRVYLDEFANIGEIPDFAEQTSTVRSRNMSLVPILQNIAQLQGLYKEKEAWKTILGNCDSLVYLGGNDEDTFKFMSGLLGKQTIDVRNTSRSFGQTGSGSLSHQKIARDLMTPDEVGNMKRHECLVRIANMPVFKSKKYNSTKHPNWKYLANQETDERWWNYQINPLNQRQENHLEGLRIRDLTFESSLK is encoded by the coding sequence ATGTACAGTGGAAAGAAATTCCTACTATTCTCACTGTTAGGTATCTTACTAGGCTATCTTTTTCATCGTTTGACGCTTTTGTATGATTCCTATACTGGAAATACCTTAGATAAATGGACTCATCTTCTGATGGAAGGTCAAGATGAAGTTCTTCAGTCGCCATGGAATGTTTCCTTTACTGGAAAATCAAGTGCTTTTTTTCTACTAGGCTTTGTGATGATGTTACTAGTTTATCTCTATCTAGAGACTGGTAAAAAACAATACCGAGAAGGGGTAGAATACGGGAGCGCCCGTTTTGGAACTCTAAAAGAAAAGAAGCTCTTTTACGGTAAGGAATTTTCTCATGATACGATTTTAGCACAAGATGTTCGTTTGACATTATTAGATAAAAAACCACCTCAATATGATAGAAATAAGAATATTGCGGTGATCGGAGGTTCAGGAAGTGGGAAGACATTTCGCTTTGTGAAACCCAATCTGATTCAAATGAATAGTTCTAATATTGTAGTGGATCCTAAAGATCACTTGGCCGAAAAAACAGGCAAACTCTTTTTAGAACATGGCTACCAAGTAAAGGTGCTAGATTTAGTCAATATGAAGAACTCAGATGGCTTCAATCCATTTCGCTATATAGAGACAGAAAATGATTTGAATCGCATGCTGACGGTTTATTTTAATAACACCAAAGGCTCTGGCTCCCGTAGTGATCCATTTTGGGATGAAGCTTCTATGACTTTGGTACGAGCTTTAGCCTCTTACTTGGTCGATTTCTATAATCCACCCAAAACAAGAGAACAGCTCATTGAAGAGAGTCGTTTGAGTAAAACAGAATACCAAAACTTGTTGAAACGTCAAAAAAAAGAAGTGGAGGAGCGAAAAAAACGAGGGCGTTATCCAAGTTTTGCTGAAATCTCAAAACTCATTAAACACCTATCCAAGGGTGAAAACCAAGAAAAAAGTGTCTTAGAAATTCTATTTGAAAATTATGCTAAAAAGTATGGGACTGAAAATTTCACCATGCGAAATTGGGCAGATTTCCAAAATTATAAGGATAAGACTCTGGATTCTGTTATAGCTGTAACCACTGCTAAATTTGCCCTCTTCAATATTCAAAGTGTCATGGATTTGACCAAAAGAGATACCCTTGATATGAAGACATGGGGCCAGGAAAAATCAATGGTTTACTTAGTTATCCCAGATAACGATAGTACCTTTCGCTTTCTTTCAGCTCTCTTTTTTTCAACCGTATTTCAAACCCTAACAAGACAAGCAGATATTGATTTTAAGGGTCAATTGCCTCTTCATGTGAGAGTTTACTTAGATGAGTTCGCAAATATCGGAGAAATTCCAGATTTTGCTGAACAAACCTCAACAGTCCGCTCTCGTAATATGAGTCTCGTTCCCATTCTTCAAAATATTGCCCAACTTCAAGGGCTCTATAAAGAAAAAGAAGCTTGGAAAACCATTTTGGGGAACTGTGATAGCTTAGTCTACTTAGGTGGTAATGATGAAGATACCTTTAAATTTATGAGTGGCTTACTCGGTAAACAAACCATTGATGTTCGAAATACTAGTCGTTCCTTTGGCCAGACAGGTTCAGGATCCCTTTCTCATCAAAAGATTGCTCGTGATTTAATGACACCTGATGAAGTCGGAAATATGAAACGGCATGAATGCTTGGTTCGAATTGCCAATATGCCTGTCTTTAAAAGCAAAAAATACAATTCCACTAAGCATCCAAACTGGAAGTACCTAGCCAATCAAGAAACCGATGAACGGTGGTGGAACTATCAGATCAATCCTTTGAATCAAAGACAAGAAAATCATCTTGAAGGCCTTAGAATTCGTGATTTAACTTTTGAATCTAGTTTAAAATAA
- a CDS encoding CPBP family intramembrane glutamic endopeptidase, translating to MKRIIPVYIFQQVNVLLVSLYLLKFLCIGELTILQVLYGSSLISFLWMYGQRKQVAKVNMKIRIKWIGIGLASLLIISLCFSLIRAQGSTNQANLIGLQYQVPWFSFLLFLINASMVEEFLYREILWDLVRKLDIRIALTSVLFALAHHPGTILAWCLYVSLGMFLGMVRYKSDLWGSMGLHLVWNLLVYSLLLF from the coding sequence ATGAAAAGAATAATTCCAGTTTATATATTCCAACAAGTAAATGTCCTATTGGTATCTCTATACTTACTGAAATTTCTTTGTATCGGTGAGTTAACTATACTACAGGTTCTCTATGGTTCGTCACTCATTTCTTTTTTATGGATGTATGGTCAACGAAAACAAGTGGCCAAGGTCAATATGAAAATTAGGATAAAGTGGATTGGTATAGGATTAGCTAGCCTACTGATTATAAGTCTATGTTTTAGCCTAATCCGTGCTCAAGGAAGCACGAATCAAGCAAACTTAATTGGCCTTCAATATCAAGTTCCTTGGTTTTCATTTTTATTGTTTTTAATCAATGCGAGTATGGTTGAAGAATTTCTGTATCGAGAAATTTTATGGGACTTGGTCAGAAAATTAGATATCAGAATTGCCTTGACAAGTGTTTTGTTCGCTTTAGCTCATCATCCAGGAACCATTCTAGCTTGGTGTTTGTATGTTTCATTGGGAATGTTTTTAGGGATGGTGCGCTATAAATCGGACTTATGGGGCAGTATGGGGCTACATTTGGTGTGGAACCTATTAGTTTATAGTTTGCTGCTTTTTTAG
- the dcm gene encoding DNA (cytosine-5-)-methyltransferase, producing the protein MRFIDLFSGIGGFRLGMESVGHECIGFCEIDKFARESYKSIFQTKGEIEFHDIRDVSDDEFKKLRGKVDVICGGFPCQAFSIAGRRLGFEDTRGTLFFEIARAAKQIQPRFLFLENVKGLLNHDKGRTFTTILTTLDELGFDVEWQVLNSKDFGVPQNRERVFIIGHSRKKGTRLLFPFRREGQATNSEILKTLGNLNPSKSGMSGKVYYSEGLAPTLVRGKGEGFKVAIPCITPDRLEKRQNGRRFKDNQEPMFTLNTQDRHGIVVVGDLPTSFKETGRVYGSEGLSPTLTTMQGGDKIPKILIPEPIQFLKVREATKKGYAQAEVGDSINLERPNSQYRRGRVGKGIANTLTTSGQMGVVVASYEGEDKQVYHVAGVLIDGQFYRLRIRRITPKECFRLQGFPDWAFEAARKVSSNSQLYKQAGNSVTVSVIAAIAKKLKEIEEKDESIK; encoded by the coding sequence ATGAGATTTATTGATTTATTTTCAGGTATCGGTGGTTTTCGACTAGGAATGGAAAGTGTCGGACACGAATGTATTGGATTTTGTGAGATTGATAAATTTGCTAGAGAATCTTATAAGTCCATTTTTCAAACGAAAGGAGAAATAGAATTTCATGACATACGAGATGTTTCAGATGACGAATTTAAAAAACTTAGAGGGAAAGTCGATGTCATCTGTGGGGGATTCCCTTGTCAAGCATTTTCAATCGCAGGAAGACGATTGGGATTTGAAGATACTAGAGGAACTTTGTTCTTTGAAATTGCTCGGGCGGCCAAACAAATCCAACCACGTTTTCTTTTTCTTGAAAATGTTAAAGGCCTACTCAATCACGATAAGGGACGGACGTTCACCACAATCCTTACCACACTTGATGAGTTGGGGTTTGATGTTGAGTGGCAGGTGCTTAACAGTAAGGATTTTGGCGTTCCCCAAAACAGAGAGAGGGTGTTTATTATCGGACATTCTAGAAAGAAAGGTACCAGACTCTTATTTCCTTTCAGACGAGAAGGTCAAGCAACTAACTCTGAGATTTTAAAAACATTAGGGAATTTGAATCCATCAAAAAGTGGAATGAGCGGTAAAGTCTATTATTCAGAAGGTCTTGCGCCAACCTTAGTTCGTGGAAAAGGAGAAGGATTTAAGGTTGCGATTCCTTGCATTACACCAGACAGATTAGAAAAAAGACAAAATGGTAGACGTTTTAAGGATAATCAAGAGCCAATGTTTACTTTAAATACTCAAGATCGCCATGGTATTGTCGTTGTTGGAGATTTACCAACTAGCTTTAAGGAGACAGGTCGCGTCTATGGAAGTGAGGGTTTATCTCCAACATTGACTACAATGCAAGGTGGAGATAAAATCCCCAAAATACTAATTCCAGAACCAATCCAATTTCTAAAAGTACGGGAAGCAACGAAAAAAGGATATGCTCAAGCAGAAGTAGGAGATTCCATCAATTTGGAAAGACCAAATTCTCAGTATCGTCGTGGTAGAGTTGGCAAAGGTATAGCGAATACGTTAACAACTAGTGGACAAATGGGAGTAGTAGTTGCTAGCTATGAAGGAGAAGATAAACAAGTTTATCATGTAGCCGGTGTATTAATAGATGGACAATTTTACCGTTTGAGGATACGAAGAATCACCCCTAAAGAGTGTTTTCGCTTGCAGGGGTTTCCTGATTGGGCTTTTGAAGCTGCTAGAAAAGTCTCTAGTAATAGTCAGCTCTATAAACAAGCTGGTAATAGTGTAACAGTTTCTGTGATTGCCGCAATCGCAAAGAAATTAAAAGAAATAGAGGAAAAAGATGAAAGCATTAAATAA
- a CDS encoding replication initiator protein A produces the protein MKRITANQYQTSERYYKLPKILFEDEKYMDMKLEVKVAYSILKDRLELSLSRGWIDEEGAVYLVFSNSKLMRLLGCSKSKLLSIKKTLKEYDLIDEVQQSSSEKGRLANKIYLGELSSTPVASSNRPSVKKRLGQVENETPPVSYSAPSETEVSETKYSETDSLFIEDEEDRNTQPILKRKVEKVTKYDRDYIWGLVQDQFRREGFSETASEIVMTDFERIYQYALDNIRFVRRAEVLAEFVFNGLYSVWNNRVRKGGG, from the coding sequence ATGAAACGAATAACCGCAAATCAATACCAAACTTCAGAACGGTATTACAAATTACCTAAAATTCTTTTTGAGGATGAGAAATATATGGATATGAAACTAGAAGTAAAGGTAGCTTATTCTATTTTAAAGGATCGTTTAGAATTATCTCTCAGTCGTGGTTGGATAGATGAAGAAGGAGCGGTTTATTTAGTATTTTCTAATTCTAAACTGATGAGGCTATTAGGTTGTTCGAAGTCAAAATTACTGTCCATCAAAAAAACTCTTAAAGAATATGACTTAATTGATGAAGTCCAACAGTCTTCAAGTGAGAAAGGGAGACTAGCTAATAAGATTTATTTAGGGGAGTTGTCTTCTACCCCAGTAGCTAGTTCGAACAGGCCTAGTGTTAAAAAAAGACTAGGGCAGGTTGAAAATGAAACGCCCCCCGTCTCATATTCAGCCCCTAGTGAGACTGAAGTTAGTGAGACTAAATATAGTGAGACTGATTCTTTATTTATTGAGGATGAGGAGGATAGGAATACTCAACCTATATTGAAAAGAAAAGTAGAAAAGGTCACAAAATATGATCGAGATTATATTTGGGGATTGGTACAAGATCAATTTAGACGAGAAGGTTTTTCTGAAACAGCTAGTGAAATTGTTATGACTGATTTTGAGAGAATCTATCAGTATGCTCTTGACAATATTCGCTTTGTCCGACGAGCAGAAGTACTTGCTGAATTTGTGTTTAATGGCTTGTATTCTGTTTGGAACAACCGTGTTAGAAAAGGAGGTGGTTAA
- the rlmD gene encoding 23S rRNA (uracil(1939)-C(5))-methyltransferase RlmD: MLNKNEIVTVEIVDLTHEGAGVAKVDGLVFFVENALPGEVIRMRVLKVTKKIGYGKVEEYLEKSPHRNEELDLAYLRTGIADLGHLAYPEQLKFKAKQVKDSLYKMAGISDIEVPLPLGMDHPVQYRNKAQVPVRRVNGQVETGFFRKNSHDLMPIEDFYIQDPVIDQVVLALRDLIRRFDLKPYDEKEQSGLIRNLVVRRGHHSGEIMVILVTTRPKIFRVDQLIEQLIKQFPAIKSVMQNINDQNTNSIFGKEWRTLYGQDFITDQMLGNDFQISGPAFYQVNTEMAEKLYQTAIDFADLREDDVVIDAYSGIGTIGLSVAKHVKEVYGVEVIPEAVENSQKNASINGITNAHYVCDTAENAMKNWLKEGIQPTAILVDPPRKGLTESFIKASAQTGADRIAYISCNVATMARDIKLYQELGYELKKVQPVDLFPQTHHVECVVLLQRTRG; encoded by the coding sequence ATGCTAAATAAGAATGAAATTGTAACCGTAGAAATTGTTGATTTGACGCACGAAGGAGCAGGAGTGGCTAAGGTCGATGGCCTGGTCTTTTTTGTGGAGAATGCCTTGCCAGGAGAAGTCATCCGCATGCGCGTGCTCAAGGTCACTAAAAAGATCGGCTACGGTAAAGTAGAGGAGTACCTAGAAAAGTCCCCTCATCGTAATGAGGAGCTAGACCTGGCTTACTTGCGTACAGGTATTGCTGACTTAGGCCACCTAGCCTATCCTGAGCAATTAAAATTTAAGGCCAAGCAGGTCAAGGATAGTCTTTACAAGATGGCGGGAATCTCAGATATAGAAGTACCCCTGCCCCTGGGAATGGACCATCCTGTTCAATACCGCAATAAGGCCCAAGTCCCTGTTCGTCGCGTCAATGGTCAGGTTGAGACAGGCTTCTTTCGGAAGAACTCTCATGATTTGATGCCGATCGAAGATTTCTATATCCAGGATCCAGTCATTGACCAAGTGGTCTTGGCGCTTCGGGATTTGATTCGTCGTTTTGATCTCAAGCCTTATGATGAGAAGGAACAGTCTGGTCTGATTCGAAACCTTGTGGTCCGCCGAGGCCACCATTCTGGAGAAATCATGGTCATTTTGGTCACCACTCGTCCCAAGATTTTCCGTGTGGACCAATTGATCGAGCAGCTGATCAAGCAATTCCCAGCCATCAAATCTGTCATGCAAAATATCAACGATCAGAATACAAATTCCATTTTTGGGAAAGAATGGCGTACGCTATATGGTCAAGACTTTATTACGGACCAAATGTTGGGAAATGATTTCCAAATCTCTGGACCAGCCTTTTACCAGGTCAATACCGAAATGGCAGAGAAACTTTATCAAACAGCCATTGACTTTGCGGACTTAAGAGAAGATGATGTGGTGATTGACGCCTACTCAGGAATTGGGACTATTGGCTTGTCAGTTGCCAAGCACGTCAAAGAAGTCTATGGGGTAGAGGTCATCCCAGAAGCTGTGGAGAATAGCCAGAAGAATGCTAGTATAAATGGCATCACCAATGCCCACTATGTCTGTGACACAGCAGAAAATGCCATGAAGAATTGGCTCAAGGAAGGCATCCAACCAACCGCCATTCTGGTCGATCCACCACGCAAGGGCTTGACCGAAAGCTTCATCAAAGCAAGTGCTCAAACAGGAGCTGACCGTATCGCCTATATATCTTGTAATGTGGCAACTATGGCGCGTGATATCAAACTCTATCAAGAACTGGGCTATGAATTGAAGAAAGTCCAGCCAGTGGATCTTTTTCCGCAAACGCATCACGTGGAGTGTGTAGTGTTGCTACAACGAACAAGAGGGTGA